One part of the Musa acuminata AAA Group cultivar baxijiao chromosome BXJ1-5, Cavendish_Baxijiao_AAA, whole genome shotgun sequence genome encodes these proteins:
- the LOC135674295 gene encoding beta-ureidopropionase-like, whose translation MASHQRRDENGGAVAEEEEDGSTPGSIHGFESLHRLLEANLKPQIFQEVSRLLLGLNCGRHLERVALPQAAISLSAEHDFDLQAFCFHADKELLRQPRIVRVGLIQNAIGLPTTAHFVDQKNAIRQKVEPMIDAAGASGVNILCLQEAWMMPFCFCTREKKWCEFAEPFDGESTQFLQEFARKYNMVIVNSILERDIHHGETIWNTAVVIGNHGNIIGIHRKNHIPRVGDFNESTYYMEGNTGHPVFETAYGKIAVNICYGRHHPLNWLAFGLNGAEIVFNPSATVGELSEPMWPIEARNAAIANSYFVGSINRVGTEIFPNPFTSGDGMPQHSDFGHFYGSSHFSAPDASCTPSLSRYRDGLMVSDMDLNLCRQLKDKWGFRMTARYELYSEMLAKYLKPDFTPQVIVDPMLQKRNPL comes from the exons ATGGCAAGCCATCAGCGGAGAGACGAGAACGGAGgggcggtggcggaggaggaggaggacggatCGACGCCAGGATCCATCCATGGCTTCGAATCCCTCCATCGCCTGCTGGAGGCTAATCTGAAGCCCCAGATCTTCCAG GAAGTGAGCCGCTTGCTGCTGGGACTGAATTGTGGGCGCCATCTCGAGCGGGTTGCTTTGCCTCAGGCTGCCATCTCTCTATCTGCAGAACATGATTTTGATTTGCAG GCCTTTTGTTTTCATGCTGATAAAGAGTTATTGAGGCAACCACGAATTGTTCGTGTTGGCCTTATCCAGAATGCGATTGGTCTTCCTACTACTGCACACTTTGTGGACCAGAAGAATGCTATTAGGCAAAAAGTGGAACCCATGATTGATGCAGCTGGAGCTTCTGGTGTCAATATCTTATGCTTACAA GAGGCATGGATGATGCCATTTTGTTTCTGCACTCGGGAGAAGAAATGGTGTGAATTTGCAGAGCCTTTTGATGGAGAATCGACTCAATTTCTTCAAGAATTTGCAAGGAAATATAACATGGTCATTGTGAATTCTATTCTTGAAAGGGATATACACCATGGGGAGACCATTTGGAATACTGCTGTTGTGATCGGAAACCATGGCAACATAATTGGCATTCATAGGAAG AATCACATACCGAGAGTTGGGGATTTCAATGAGAGCACATATTATATGGAAGGAAACACTGGACATCCTGTGTTTGAAACAGCTTATGGGAAGATCGCAGTAAACATCTGTTATGGAAGGCACCATCCCTTAAACTGGTTAGCATTTGGGCTAAATGGAGCTGAGATTGTCTTCAACCCTTCTGCAACTGTCGGAGAACTCAGTGAACCAATGTGGCCTATTGAG GCTCGGAATGCTGCCATTGCAAACAGTTACTTTGTTGGGTCGATTAATCGTGTTGGCACAGAAATCTTTCCTAATCCATTTACTTCTGGTGATGGGATGCCTCAACACTCAGACTTTGGTCACTTCTATGGGTCTAGTCATTTCTCAGCACCAGATGCTTCATGCACTCCCTCCCTTTCACGCTACAGGGATGGATTAATGGTTTCAGACATGGATCTCAACCTCTGCAGACAACTGAAAGATAAATGGGGTTTCCGCATGACGGCACGATACGAATTGTATTCTGAAATGCTCGCTAAGTACCTAAAGCCGGACTTTACTCCGCAGGTCATTGTCGATCCCATGTTGCAGAAGAGAAATCCACTTTGA